In the Diprion similis isolate iyDipSimi1 chromosome 2, iyDipSimi1.1, whole genome shotgun sequence genome, one interval contains:
- the LOC124416292 gene encoding NADH dehydrogenase [ubiquinone] 1 beta subcomplex subunit 3, whose translation MGGHDHHKPYHVPDHTVYKLENAPELIKVQEKLAQEGLKDPWLRNEIWRYDVTKWGTFWGRGFRYATCGFKLGIPLFLLTIGLEKAFGIEYGHGHSHDHGSHDGEHDSHH comes from the coding sequence ATGGGGGGCCATGATCATCACAAACCATACCATGTCCCAGACCACACTGTATACAAACTAGAAAATGCACCTGAATTGATAAAGGTTCAAGAAAAATTGGCACAGGAAGGTTTGAAGGATCCTTGGCTGCGGAATGAAATTTGGCGTTACGACGTCACGAAGTGGGGAACATTTTGGGGACGTGGCTTCCGCTATGCAACGTGTGGTTTTAAATTGGGTATTCCATTGTTTCTCTTGACGATAGGACTCGAAAAAGCTTTTGGAATCGAATATGGCCATGGCCATAGCCATGACCATGGCTCACATGATGGCGAACATGATAGTCATCATTGA